One part of the Desulfonema ishimotonii genome encodes these proteins:
- a CDS encoding ExeM/NucH family extracellular endonuclease, which produces MDSVDIGVAEDGTTLTTQSLQLTGTGSDSADFTWTGPVTSTGDAFNSGQTFSTANVPPAVASTTPANAATGVAADTDIVIRFSEDVSVTGTWFGITCAESEAHTATVSGGPRNYTLDPDTDFENGETCTVTLHAARITDLDDTPDNMASDYSFGFETIHAITSPVIINEADSDTDSTDELEFVELYDGGIGNTPLDGLVLVFFNGSNDTSYVAFDLDGYSTDINGYFLLGNAGVTPAPDMVLANNKLQNGADAVALYQGSATDFPNGTAVTTLNLVDAVVYGTGDTDDTGLLILLNSSQPQVDENSNGDSVNESFQRCPNGTGGHRNSDTYIQAPPTPKAINDCAMTFTRIHTIQGSGPASSQVGNTVTIEGVVVGDFQESGKLGGFFVQEEDTDADGDPATSEGIWVYSDATAVSAGDQVRVTGTVDEYGDSRSSLTEITGATVTILSSGNPLPTAAQVSLPVSDVAEWEHYEGMRITVPQTLTVAENRELGRYGRIVLSSGGRPVQFTNLNAPDVAGYAADQTELARRRIILDDGSSQSNPDPIVHPAPGLTASRTIRGGDTVTGLTGISDHRFGAYCIQPAGAISFTPANPRPGSPPDTGGTLRVASFNVLNYFNTFGPGNCGKGVGGEATNCRGADDADEFARQRAKIISALVAADADIVGLMELENDGYGTDSAIRDLVNGLNAVAGAGTYDFVDADGNTAQVNLLGTDAIKVGMIYKPATVTPKGNTAALSFRDDLNRPALARTFEEIATGRKLTVVVNHLKSKGCTGATDENADQGDGQGCWNVARTAAARALVSWLATDPTGSGDPDVLIIGDMNAYAQEDPVSVFKDADYTDLVRQFIGTGAYSYGFDGQWGCLDHALASSTLASQVAGVAEWHINADEPSVLDYNTEYKSAGQQTGLYDSDSYRSSDHDPVIIGLNLSFGVSTDAAKSVSSDAVTLCGTVADESGRVTTCGICWGTSSDPADLSHCTDAAPGDSGSFSVAVSGLRAKTTYYFRACAGSGTGTVYGRTRSFTTRPNLPAVTTAPIVSVGKNSAVAGGSVHYNDGISGKGLCWHTTHPPHVSLHPHTSDGDELGDFSATMTGLVPGTAYYYRAYAQFRSGTATYTVYGHEYGFTTPDGIRGDVNGDGQANLSDVVLILKILAGIGTDENPDMAGDADGNGRPGLPDAIYVLRHTALHGRKIVRCEKTPHVER; this is translated from the coding sequence GACAACTCAGTCTCTTCAGCTAACCGGGACAGGCTCGGATTCTGCGGATTTTACCTGGACCGGGCCCGTGACAAGTACAGGCGATGCGTTTAATTCCGGGCAAACTTTTTCCACAGCAAATGTTCCCCCCGCTGTTGCATCAACCACCCCTGCCAATGCCGCAACCGGTGTGGCCGCTGATACTGACATCGTCATTCGGTTCAGCGAAGATGTCTCTGTGACAGGAACCTGGTTCGGCATCACATGCGCTGAAAGCGAGGCGCATACGGCAACGGTCTCCGGCGGTCCCCGAAATTATACCCTCGATCCCGATACGGATTTTGAAAACGGGGAAACCTGCACCGTCACGCTCCATGCGGCCCGGATCACGGACCTGGACGATACGCCGGATAATATGGCATCGGATTACAGCTTTGGGTTTGAAACCATTCACGCCATTACCAGCCCTGTTATCATCAATGAGGCGGATAGCGATACAGATAGTACGGACGAACTGGAATTTGTCGAACTTTACGACGGCGGTATCGGCAATACACCTTTGGACGGGCTGGTACTGGTTTTTTTTAATGGAAGTAATGATACGTCCTATGTCGCTTTTGATCTGGATGGCTACTCCACGGATATCAATGGCTATTTTCTGCTCGGCAATGCCGGTGTCACTCCTGCACCGGATATGGTCCTTGCCAATAACAAACTTCAGAACGGTGCGGATGCCGTGGCCCTTTATCAGGGGTCTGCAACTGATTTTCCCAACGGAACGGCTGTCACGACATTGAACTTAGTCGATGCAGTTGTCTACGGCACGGGCGATACAGATGATACTGGCCTACTGATCCTCCTGAACAGCAGTCAGCCCCAGGTTGATGAGAACAGCAATGGCGATAGTGTCAATGAGTCGTTTCAGCGGTGTCCCAACGGCACCGGGGGGCATCGGAATAGCGACACCTATATCCAGGCCCCACCGACCCCCAAAGCCATTAATGACTGCGCTATGACATTCACGCGAATCCATACAATCCAGGGCAGTGGCCCGGCAAGTTCCCAAGTTGGAAACACCGTGACCATTGAAGGGGTTGTGGTCGGCGATTTTCAGGAATCCGGTAAACTGGGCGGCTTTTTCGTTCAGGAGGAAGATACGGATGCCGATGGCGACCCGGCCACTTCAGAGGGCATCTGGGTCTATTCAGACGCGACCGCGGTCAGCGCAGGCGATCAGGTCCGGGTCACGGGCACGGTGGATGAATATGGAGACAGCCGCAGTTCGCTGACAGAGATCACCGGGGCAACCGTCACCATCCTCAGTTCCGGTAACCCCCTGCCGACGGCGGCACAGGTCTCCCTGCCTGTGAGCGATGTGGCCGAGTGGGAGCATTACGAGGGAATGCGCATCACCGTTCCGCAGACGCTGACAGTGGCTGAAAACCGCGAACTGGGACGCTATGGGCGGATAGTTCTCTCTTCCGGCGGACGACCGGTGCAGTTCACAAACCTCAACGCGCCGGATGTCGCCGGTTATGCGGCAGATCAGACCGAACTCGCCAGACGACGCATCATTCTGGATGACGGCAGCTCACAGTCGAACCCGGACCCGATTGTGCATCCGGCCCCCGGTCTCACCGCGTCCCGCACAATCCGGGGCGGCGATACCGTAACCGGTCTGACCGGCATTTCAGACCACCGCTTCGGGGCATATTGTATTCAGCCCGCAGGTGCGATCAGCTTCACGCCGGCCAATCCCCGCCCCGGCTCACCGCCGGATACGGGCGGAACACTGAGGGTCGCCAGCTTCAATGTGCTGAACTATTTCAACACATTCGGACCGGGCAACTGTGGCAAAGGCGTTGGCGGAGAGGCCACGAACTGCCGGGGCGCGGACGATGCGGATGAATTTGCCCGTCAGCGGGCAAAGATCATCAGCGCGCTTGTGGCCGCAGACGCGGATATTGTCGGGCTGATGGAGCTTGAAAATGACGGGTACGGCACTGACAGCGCCATTCGGGATCTGGTGAACGGGCTGAACGCGGTTGCCGGTGCGGGAACCTATGATTTTGTTGACGCGGATGGCAACACCGCTCAGGTGAATCTGCTGGGGACGGACGCCATTAAAGTGGGAATGATTTATAAACCGGCCACGGTAACGCCGAAGGGAAATACGGCCGCGCTCAGTTTCAGGGATGATCTGAACCGACCGGCCCTTGCCCGGACCTTTGAAGAAATCGCAACGGGCCGGAAGCTGACGGTGGTGGTGAATCATCTGAAGTCAAAGGGATGCACCGGAGCGACCGATGAAAACGCAGATCAGGGAGACGGGCAGGGGTGCTGGAATGTGGCCCGGACGGCTGCGGCCCGTGCCCTGGTCAGCTGGCTTGCGACCGATCCCACGGGAAGCGGTGATCCTGATGTTCTGATTATCGGCGATATGAACGCCTATGCTCAGGAAGATCCCGTTTCGGTTTTCAAAGACGCGGATTATACGGACCTTGTCCGCCAGTTCATCGGAACGGGCGCGTATTCATATGGCTTTGACGGACAGTGGGGCTGTCTGGACCACGCCCTGGCCAGCAGCACGCTGGCGTCACAGGTGGCCGGGGTTGCGGAGTGGCACATCAATGCGGATGAGCCGTCTGTCCTCGATTATAACACCGAGTACAAGTCGGCGGGGCAGCAGACAGGGCTGTATGATAGCGATTCTTACCGGTCATCGGACCACGATCCGGTTATTATCGGACTGAACCTCAGCTTCGGGGTATCCACGGATGCGGCGAAATCTGTCTCCTCAGATGCGGTAACGCTGTGCGGTACGGTGGCCGATGAGTCGGGGCGTGTTACGACGTGTGGCATCTGCTGGGGCACATCATCCGATCCGGCGGACCTGAGTCACTGCACTGATGCCGCCCCCGGCGATTCCGGCAGCTTTTCGGTTGCGGTTTCCGGGCTGAGGGCAAAGACCACATATTATTTCCGGGCCTGTGCAGGCAGCGGCACCGGCACGGTATACGGGCGAACCCGTTCTTTCACCACACGCCCGAACCTGCCGGCGGTGACGACCGCGCCGATCGTCTCTGTCGGGAAAAATTCCGCAGTGGCCGGGGGGAGTGTACATTATAATGACGGCATCTCCGGCAAAGGGCTGTGCTGGCACACCACGCATCCGCCTCATGTTTCCCTTCACCCGCACACCTCGGACGGCGACGAACTGGGCGATTTTTCCGCCACCATGACGGGGCTGGTGCCGGGGACGGCCTATTATTACCGGGCTTATGCCCAGTTCAGATCCGGCACAGCGACCTACACGGTTTACGGCCACGAATATGGCTTTACCACGCCGGACGGCATCCGGGGCGATGTGAATGGCGACGGGCAGGCAAATCTGAGCGACGTGGTTCTGATTCTGAAAATTCTGGCCGGAATCGGAACGGACGAAAATCCCGACATGGCCGGGGATGCGGACGGAAACGGAAGGCCGGGGCTGCCCGATGCGATTTATGTCCTGAGACATACGGCGCTTCACGGACGGAAAATCGTGCGCTGTGAAAAAACTCCCCATGTGGAACGGTAG
- a CDS encoding threonine aldolase family protein, translated as MMTQKNKRGFASDNNAGVHPEILKAMAAANAGHTVAYGDDDDTRKAVENFKAHLGDDIGVFFVFLGTGANVLALQAAAQPYHSVICAETAHIHVDECAAPERFTGCKLLTVPTADGKLTVEGIRTHMHGIGFEHHAQPRVISVTQATELGTVYTPEEIRAITDFAHENNMVVHMDGARLANAAVHLNAELRELTTDVGIDILSFGGTKNGMMYGEAIVFSNTELARNFKYIRKQGMQLASKMRFISAQFNALLGGNLWRKNAAHANAMAKLLAREVEKIPQISITQKVEANGVFAIVPPEYVPELQKEFFFYVWDEATSEVRWMTSFDTTTEDVLNFSALLGKIVG; from the coding sequence ATGATGACACAAAAAAACAAACGCGGCTTTGCCAGCGACAACAACGCAGGCGTCCACCCGGAAATCCTGAAGGCAATGGCCGCCGCCAATGCGGGCCACACCGTGGCCTATGGCGACGATGATGACACCCGAAAAGCCGTGGAAAACTTCAAGGCCCATCTGGGCGACGACATCGGGGTCTTTTTCGTATTTCTGGGAACCGGCGCAAACGTGCTGGCCCTCCAGGCCGCCGCACAGCCGTATCATTCGGTCATCTGCGCGGAAACCGCCCACATCCATGTGGACGAGTGCGCCGCACCGGAGCGGTTTACCGGCTGCAAACTCCTCACTGTGCCCACGGCCGACGGCAAACTCACGGTCGAGGGCATCAGAACCCATATGCACGGCATCGGGTTTGAGCATCATGCCCAGCCGCGCGTGATCTCCGTCACCCAGGCCACGGAGCTGGGCACGGTGTACACGCCGGAGGAAATCCGGGCCATCACCGATTTTGCCCATGAAAACAACATGGTGGTTCACATGGACGGGGCACGGCTCGCCAACGCTGCCGTTCACCTGAACGCGGAACTCCGGGAACTGACAACAGACGTGGGCATCGACATACTCTCCTTCGGCGGCACCAAAAACGGCATGATGTACGGCGAGGCCATCGTTTTTTCCAACACCGAACTGGCCCGCAATTTCAAGTACATCCGCAAACAGGGGATGCAACTGGCCTCCAAGATGCGCTTTATCTCGGCCCAGTTCAACGCCCTGCTCGGTGGAAACCTGTGGCGGAAAAACGCGGCCCACGCCAATGCAATGGCAAAGCTGCTGGCCCGTGAGGTGGAGAAAATCCCGCAGATCAGCATCACGCAGAAGGTCGAGGCCAACGGCGTCTTCGCCATTGTGCCGCCCGAATACGTGCCGGAATTACAGAAGGAATTTTTCTTTTATGTGTGGGATGAGGCCACATCCGAGGTGCGGTGGATGACCTCTTTTGACACCACGACGGAAGACGTGCTGAACTTCTCGGCCCTGCTCGGAAAGATCGTCGGCTGA
- a CDS encoding threonyl-tRNA synthetase editing domain-containing protein — protein sequence MRVLFWYCDRFEWTPAMKTLEDAPEAGPDQYEKLVVAFVHVEPEDTEPGSSAETKLVKNAKWLARKWEAGQILLHSFTHLGENKADPPAARELLNRAQERLTTADYSVNQTPYGYFLDLSMDAPGHPLARIYKEF from the coding sequence ATGCGCGTTCTGTTCTGGTATTGCGACCGATTTGAATGGACCCCGGCCATGAAAACGCTGGAAGATGCCCCCGAAGCCGGGCCGGATCAATATGAAAAACTCGTGGTGGCCTTTGTCCACGTCGAACCCGAAGACACGGAGCCGGGCAGTTCGGCGGAAACCAAGCTGGTCAAAAATGCCAAATGGCTGGCCCGGAAATGGGAGGCCGGTCAGATTCTTCTGCACTCCTTCACCCATCTGGGAGAAAACAAGGCCGATCCCCCGGCCGCGCGGGAACTGCTGAACCGCGCCCAGGAGCGCCTGACAACCGCGGACTATTCCGTAAACCAGACCCCTTACGGCTATTTTCTGGATCTCTCCATGGACGCGCCCGGCCATCCGCTGGCCCGGATCTACAAGGAATTCTGA
- the mutY gene encoding A/G-specific adenine glycosylase, translated as MKLKNTASIRKHLVRWYMKHHRALPWRETRDPYRIWVSEVMLQQTQVNTVIPYYERFLKRFPDVNALAEADAGDVLKLWEGLGYYARCRNLHKAAGQVVAAHGGKIPDERTRFKKLPGVGDYIASAVQSIAFSHAHAVVDGNVKRVLARIFRMDAPVNQPASYPQFRDIAATLLDTARPGIFNQAVMELGALICKPKTPDCGNCPVSDHCGAYAAGVTDEYPKRVRRKPVPVRHMVAGIVHKEGRMLITQRKAEGLLGGLWEFPGGEVRKGETAEAACIREITEQTGLSVGIVSPLTRVRHAYTHFKIEMDVFHCRYLAGDMRLSGPDDFRWITPDETDDYPFPKANHKFIRLLTSDKGVSG; from the coding sequence GTGAAACTGAAAAACACCGCTTCCATCCGCAAACATCTGGTCAGATGGTATATGAAACATCACCGGGCCCTGCCCTGGCGGGAAACCCGCGACCCGTACCGCATCTGGGTATCAGAGGTGATGCTCCAGCAGACGCAGGTCAATACGGTAATCCCCTACTACGAGCGGTTCCTGAAGCGCTTCCCGGATGTGAACGCCCTGGCAGAGGCCGACGCCGGGGACGTTTTAAAGCTGTGGGAGGGGCTGGGCTATTATGCCCGCTGCCGCAACCTGCACAAAGCGGCTGGCCAGGTGGTGGCAGCGCATGGCGGGAAAATCCCGGACGAACGGACCCGTTTTAAAAAGCTGCCCGGCGTGGGGGACTACATCGCTTCCGCCGTTCAGAGCATCGCCTTCAGCCACGCCCATGCGGTGGTGGACGGCAACGTCAAACGGGTGCTGGCCCGGATCTTCCGCATGGACGCGCCCGTAAACCAGCCCGCATCTTACCCGCAGTTCAGGGATATTGCAGCAACCCTGCTCGATACAGCCCGGCCCGGCATTTTCAACCAGGCGGTGATGGAGCTGGGCGCGCTGATCTGCAAACCCAAAACCCCGGACTGCGGCAACTGCCCGGTTTCAGATCATTGCGGCGCATATGCGGCCGGTGTGACTGACGAATATCCCAAACGGGTCCGGCGTAAGCCCGTGCCGGTCCGCCACATGGTGGCCGGGATCGTTCACAAAGAGGGCCGGATGCTGATCACACAGCGAAAGGCCGAGGGGCTGCTGGGCGGCCTGTGGGAATTTCCGGGCGGTGAGGTGCGGAAAGGCGAAACCGCCGAAGCGGCCTGCATCCGGGAAATTACGGAGCAGACCGGCCTCAGCGTCGGGATTGTATCGCCCCTCACCCGTGTGCGCCATGCCTACACGCACTTCAAAATTGAGATGGACGTATTCCACTGCCGCTATCTTGCAGGCGATATGCGCCTCAGCGGCCCGGACGACTTCCGCTGGATCACCCCCGACGAAACAGACGACTACCCGTTTCCCAAAGCCAATCACAAGTTTATCCGGCTGCTGACATCGGACAAAGGCGTGTCCGGCTAA
- a CDS encoding formylglycine-generating enzyme family protein, with product MTEAPSADSGAESGRQAVTNALGMNFVFIQPGTFMMGSPEDEPGRDDDETLHKITLTNGFYMQTTTVTQGQWKAVMGNNPSYFKECGDNCPVESVSWDDAQAFIVKLGQSGSDGYRLPTEAEWEYACRAGTDTPFAFGKCLSTDQANYDGDYPLQGCPKGKYRKKPVPVASFDPNDFGLYDMHGNVWGLSC from the coding sequence ATGACCGAAGCGCCATCCGCTGATTCCGGTGCTGAGTCCGGCAGGCAGGCCGTTACAAATGCCCTTGGCATGAATTTTGTATTTATACAGCCGGGAACCTTTATGATGGGCAGCCCGGAGGATGAGCCGGGCAGAGATGATGATGAAACGCTGCACAAGATTACACTGACCAACGGTTTTTACATGCAGACCACAACCGTGACACAGGGGCAGTGGAAAGCCGTGATGGGGAATAATCCGTCATACTTCAAAGAATGCGGGGATAACTGCCCTGTGGAAAGTGTTTCATGGGATGATGCGCAGGCATTCATTGTGAAACTGGGTCAGAGCGGTTCGGACGGATACAGGCTGCCCACCGAAGCGGAGTGGGAATATGCGTGCAGGGCGGGTACGGACACCCCGTTCGCGTTTGGCAAATGTCTGTCCACGGATCAGGCAAATTATGATGGAGACTATCCGCTTCAGGGGTGTCCCAAAGGGAAATATCGTAAAAAGCCTGTACCAGTGGCAAGCTTCGACCCCAATGACTTTGGTCTGTATGATATGCATGGCAATGTATGGGGATTATCCTGCTGA
- a CDS encoding transposase family protein, which translates to MLTYEKLSRKPGTFRRLTGVSVGVFSEMAGKIGPLWEKRRNNYEKGGRNHALPGVENHLPAMLIYYRCYVTYEFMGFFFDCDETTAMRAVKRIEKMAIRVIRIEKKRGISASDTEYLIPDATEQPVQRPKRKQRKSYSGKKKGHTQKTQYITDPAGRIRAVSRTYPGKTHDFTIYKKQKKRDRFCGVPKKADNGYQGIRKYDKNAEIPYKKPRGGELTAEQKDFNRRLSKKRIRVGNTIREIKIFKIMSDTYRNRRKNHNLRANIIAGMVNMKITERELRKAA; encoded by the coding sequence GTGCTGACATATGAGAAATTATCACGAAAGCCCGGTACGTTCAGACGACTGACCGGAGTCAGCGTCGGTGTTTTTTCCGAAATGGCCGGAAAAATCGGCCCGCTGTGGGAAAAAAGGCGGAACAATTATGAGAAAGGTGGCAGGAATCATGCCCTGCCCGGAGTTGAAAACCACCTTCCTGCCATGCTGATTTACTACCGTTGCTATGTGACTTACGAATTTATGGGATTTTTTTTCGATTGTGACGAAACCACCGCGATGCGGGCGGTAAAACGCATCGAAAAAATGGCTATCCGGGTGATCCGTATTGAGAAAAAACGTGGGATTTCCGCTTCGGACACTGAATATCTCATACCTGACGCGACAGAGCAGCCCGTGCAACGCCCGAAGAGGAAGCAGCGGAAATCTTACAGTGGCAAAAAAAAAGGGCACACTCAGAAAACGCAATATATCACGGATCCGGCAGGAAGAATCCGCGCGGTTTCCAGAACATATCCCGGCAAAACCCATGATTTCACCATATACAAAAAGCAGAAGAAGAGAGACCGTTTTTGCGGGGTTCCGAAAAAGGCCGACAACGGATATCAGGGGATACGGAAATATGACAAAAATGCCGAAATTCCCTATAAAAAGCCCCGGGGCGGAGAGCTGACCGCCGAACAAAAGGATTTCAACCGGAGACTTTCCAAAAAACGGATAAGGGTGGGGAACACGATAAGAGAAATAAAAATATTCAAAATAATGTCGGATACTTATAGGAACAGGCGAAAGAATCACAATCTCAGGGCCAACATCATAGCGGGGATGGTGAATATGAAAATAACAGAAAGAGAACTTCGGAAAGCCGCATGA
- a CDS encoding toll/interleukin-1 receptor domain-containing protein, with translation MKKVFISYAREDCKVARKLYDDLKAAGTEPWMDEENLLVGQKWKDGVRKAISESDYFLALISSTAVEKKGYFQSELNKALKELEEMPPDEIYILPVRIDECVPKHEMLQDLHWADLFPSYESGLRKILMTIGHTRKTTQPAAEVPGSSERVKKPDDKKVRQGDTIIINAGGDVNFAKDRAEASIVKDSKNSRPPAKLRLFSG, from the coding sequence ATGAAAAAGGTATTCATCAGTTATGCCAGAGAGGATTGCAAGGTTGCCAGAAAACTTTATGATGATCTGAAAGCTGCCGGGACTGAGCCGTGGATGGATGAGGAGAATCTGCTTGTGGGCCAGAAGTGGAAAGACGGGGTGCGCAAAGCCATCAGCGAGAGTGATTATTTTCTGGCGCTGATCTCATCGACCGCTGTTGAAAAAAAGGGCTATTTCCAAAGTGAGCTGAACAAGGCCCTGAAAGAGCTCGAAGAGATGCCACCGGATGAGATATATATTCTGCCGGTGAGGATCGATGAATGTGTTCCGAAACACGAAATGCTTCAGGATCTTCATTGGGCGGACCTTTTTCCCTCCTACGAATCCGGTCTGAGAAAGATTCTGATGACCATCGGGCATACCCGGAAAACGACGCAACCGGCTGCCGAAGTTCCCGGATCTTCGGAAAGGGTGAAAAAACCGGATGATAAAAAAGTTCGGCAGGGGGACACAATCATCATAAATGCGGGCGGTGATGTTAATTTTGCCAAAGACCGGGCCGAAGCGAGTATCGTAAAAGACAGCAAAAACAGTAGACCTCCTGCAAAACTCAGGCTATTTTCGGGGTAA